The DNA sequence GTTCATACGTAATACTTTGATAGATTGGGGTTGTTTTTTACTTTTGTGCATTTCATCTGTATTTTTTACAACTACTTAAAGTTTATCCGTTTTTTTTGCATTATTTTTCGTTTTATCGGATTTTTTAGGAGTTGAACTAACTGGTATTCAATGCTTTAGCAAAAGTATGTAAAATGATACTCTCTCATTTGGAAAATAGACTTACAGTGTAAAATTTCGTTAAAAAACAGGTTTATTTTTTTAAACGGATTAAATTTGCAGATGAACGGGTTTTTAGTTTAGAGTGTGGTTTTTTAGGGCACTAAAAGTAGTAGGGTAAGTTATAGTAGTATTAATTAAAAAAAGAGATTGCCTAAAAAAATCAATTAAATGACTTATTAGCAAATTCTCTATTCTTAAATAAGAGCTGAGATTATTTTTTAACTGCCTTTTTAGTAATTACAGCATCATTGGATAGTGTGATTTTAGCAATATAAACCATATTGCTTACATTATAAAGTGTGTAAGTTTCTGTACTGTTTTGCCCTATAAAGTTATAAAGTTGCCTTCCAAAAAGGTCGAAAATTTTTACCGATTTTATTTTTAAGTTCTCAGGAATATTAAATTGTACTCGATTGTTATGCAGTTCAACAATATTTATATCATTTTTATTCATTATTACGGGATCTGCTGATAAAATACCTTCAGTATCGAATGCTATTTCAAAACGGTCATTAAACTCTCCTGCTTCTGATGTAAATGTATAATTGCTTTCTGATAAATTGTGTACTTGGTTGAGTAGGTTGTCTTTTAAGTATATAGTGTTTTTATTAAAGAAGTTGCCGTGCAATTGGGCTATAGAAAGTTTGAATAAAGTAGCCACTTTAATTGTTGATTTGAACCCAAGCTTAATATTTTCATTTTTGTTTAAACTATTGACATCTTTACCTTGAATGGCAAATTTACCGTTGTCACTTTCAATAATAGAATATAGAGAAGTGTCTTTTAAAGATGCATAATCACGAGGTGCATCATAAAATGCTCCATCATTACCATTTGTAGCGCCATTTACATAGCCAATCATTATTTGTTTATAAACACCATTATCTGAGGTTAAATTTACCCAAAGCTTATTTGAAACTGTGGCGTCACTTTTTTTATTTTTAGTATTAGGACTTTTAAAGAATAGGCTATTATCATGACTAATACCACGCATGGAATTACTAAATGTTAAATTGCCTGAAGTTTGAGCGATAACAAAAAAGCCTTGGCCTGAAGGTATAAACCTACTTGGAGGAGTGCCTGTATCTGCTCTAGCTCCTATTTCTCCTACACCATTTATTATAGCATAATCATCGTTTGAAAAATTAGAACCTTGTGAGCCGCTATTATTACTACTTGGTGGTGTGCTCTGATCCCATAAATAAATCAGATCTACCAACCCGCTGTTAACTAAAAAGAATTGATCAGCACTTATTGCACCAGGGTATGGATTTCCAACCAAATTCCAATCTTCATAAGCTCCTCCACTGTTATTAACTAAAGGCACTATAACGTCACCATTATTAAAGTCGCCATAAAATTCAAAAATTTCTTGACGAGGAAAGGCTGTGCCCAATTCATTTGCCACTGCAGCATAACCAACACCAGGAGTCATAGCTCCTGTAGGTGTATTTACCCAATCATTACCATCATCATCAATTCCATCTTGACCAGCAATAAAGGTGTTAGTATTATTAACTTCAGATAAAAGATCTTCATAGTTAGCAGCATTAAAGGTAAAGCGTCTATCAATAGGTGTATTTCCCAATGCAGATTCAATAGTTTCAGTTTTGGAAGGCGAACTCCAATAGGTATAGGTATACCATTTTTGCATGGTTTTTGTTTTAGAAACTAAGGCAGCACCACCAGCATTTACTTTGGTGGTTGAGGCCCCGTTATTTTGAACAAAATTACCTTGTGATTCCACCGTAATTCTACCATCTACACTAACATCATTAATTATTTCAACATAATGTTCATCAGTAACTCTTAGTTCAAACCCAGGGCTTATAGTTAAACTACAGGCTTTAAAGCTACCATGTGTGGTGGTATTATAATCACCTGCAATAATAACATGGCTTGTTATTAAAGGTGGATCAATAGGAAACCAATTACTACCATTCCAAGTGATAGGAAGCCCAATGCATGGTATTGCAGATACTACACCTTTTATTATTATACCTTTATTTGTTGTGGTATGTTCTTCTATATCAAGAGTTCCAAGCGCGCTATTAGCTTCATAGGCATATAAACGAAACCTAATGGTTTCAGTTATATTTATAAAGGCAGTCAAATCAATATTATTAATGTTTTCTCCATTTTCAGATACAGAAAGGTCCGTAAATACAGAGGTAAACCCAGAACCTGCATCAACTTGAATATCTAGCTTTGTTGGACCATCAGAAGAACTCCTGTCATATTTTAAGTCCATGGTGGTTAGAGTAATTTGATGTCCAGCATTGGGGTTAAAGTCCATTCTAAGTAATCATCTGTTTCTGGACTATTACCCGTAGTCCAATTATTAGAATTGTATTTTGTTGATGGTATTCCAGTATTAGTTTCGGTAATTCCAGGACCTCTACAAATACCTGTTGCTGAAATGTTTGGGTCATTTGAAATTACACCACTACAAGCTGAATTTTGAACAGAACTAAAAGAAGCAATTTCTTGTCCTAATCCAAAATGAATTCCGCAAATAAGCGCGACAATAAATGAAAATGATTTTGTAAAAGTTATTTTTTTCATAATCGAGAGGATTTAAAAATCTAAACTTGGTACAGCTTGATTTGGTTTTTATATTTTATTAGTTTAGTTACTATTGTTATTTTTGGTGTATGTTACCATCAAAAAAAACATTTACCTTACAAGAAGCTACCCAAAAAATGGAGCAGTATTGTGCGTATCAAGAACGTTGCCATCAAGAGGTTCGAAAAAAGTTAGAAACCATGCACATGATACCTGAAGCTATCGATATTGTTATGGTGCACCTTTTAGAACATAACTTTCTTAATGAAGAGCGTTTTGCTAAAACATTTGTAAGCGGTAAGTTCAGGATAAAGGCTTGGGGCCGTGGTCGATTAGTTTATGAACTTAAGAAAAAAAATGTAAGTAAAGTTAATATAAATCAAGCACTTAGGGAAATTTCTGACGAGGAATATAACGAGATTTTTAATGATTTAGCCGAAAAAAGGGTTAATTCTATCAAAGAAAAGAACCTTTATAAGAAAAAAAAGAAGTTTGTAGATTACTTTCTATACCGTGGATGGGAGTCTTTTTTGGTGTATGATAAAGCTAATGAATTGATTAAATAATTTTATTATAAGTGAAATAACTGAATGTTTTTAGTAGCTAATTGTGAAAATTGTAGAAAAAAAGGGCAAAACATAAAATGTTTTGCCCTTTTTCAGTAAAAAAGAGGTGTTTAATTACAAATTAAAAACAGCTCCTAAATTAACTGTAAATTGATTATGTAATTTTTCAGCAGGTGTTAAAACCTCCGTGTTATATTTTGCAAAAGGAGCATTTAATTCGGTAACAACGCCAAAACCATCAGTAAAGAAATAACGCATTCCCAAATGTCCACCAAAGTTTTTGAGTCCGAAACTCAAACCAGGATATAAATCAAAGTTATCATCAATATTTATTACATTACCTAAGTTCGCATTAAAACGAGCTCTGATGTCAAAGCGGTCACCAAAATTGGCATCTAAAACATCCACATCATCAATACCTAATGCATAGGTAGATGAAAATCCTAATGAAATGTTTTCGCCAACACCAAAATCATAACTTATATTAAGTCCCGTAGAATTATTTTGAAGATTAGCCCCTACTTGAAATTTGTTATCACCTTTTCCAGAAAACGCTTGTGCGTTTACAAAAGATACGGTTAGTAGTGTTACTATTAAAATTAAATTTTTCATATTTTTTGTTTAAAATTTGAGTCGGCAAATATATTATAAGTTTTTAAAAAAAAGATCTAATTTATAAACCTTTATGGGTTCTTATTATAGCTTGTTTGTTTTTCCAGTCAATCCATTTTTGCCCTTTTAATCGGCGCATGGCATTATCATAATTTCGCATAATAAATATATTATAAATAGCTTTGCTAAGATTTTTAGGATTTCTAGCAATGGCACGCAAACTCATAGAGAAACCAGGGGTAATGTAATGCATATGATGCCAATATCCTTCGGGGATATATAAGATTTCACCATGATTGAGTGTCGTTTTATAGCCTTTTGCCTTTTTTAATAAAGGCCATTTTTCAAAATTGGGGTTATTAAAATTAATATCTTCTCGAGTAATTAAAGAGTGTGGTATTTTATACAAATAGTCATTCTGTTTTTGATCATACAGTATAATTTGTTTTTCGCCTTCAAAATGGAAGTGAAAAATATTTGCTAAATCAATATCATAATGCATAAAAGTATGCGAATTTTGGCCTCCAAAGAACAACATGGGAATGTTTTTCATAAGTCGAATTCCAAAATCTGGAAATGTAAAATCTTTTGAAAGTTGTGGGATTTCCTTAATAGCATTCCATAGAAAGATACGGTATTTAGTAGGTTCGCGCTTTAATAAATCAATATAATCACCCAATTTCATTTTAGCATGAGGTTGATTAAATCCATCTTTAAAATCTACGGGTCTATCATCGTATAAGGGTACAATCATATCATTAGCTAAGCTCTTAATATAATTTAAGTTCCATTTAGTATAAGCGGGCCAATCTTCTATAAACCGTTCAATAACTACTGGTTTTTGTGGTTTAAAGTAGTGTTTTAAAAAATCTGCTTTTGTTATGGTTTTTACCCGAGGGATGTCTAATAAATTTAATGCCAATGTTGCTTAGTTTGGTATGTCAAATTTAAGAAAACCTTAGCGAATTTAGTCTGATTGTATTTGTTTAAATTTAATTAAAGTTATAACGAAGACCAAATAACATGTTACTTGGTGGCATGGGTACAAAACCAGCTTCAATATAATCTGCATTAAAAATATTACTTGCTGTTATTGTAAATTCTAATTGTTTTAAGTTTAATACTAATGAGGCATCCCAAACATTATAGCTTTCGCCCGTGGTGCGCTCTGCATGCTTATATATCAAATTCTGACTTATATTTTTAAACAATTGTGTGCTTAAACGGCTTGTAAAATGATGTTTCAATGTGTTTAATGAATAACGAGATAGTTCTTTATTTTGGTCTAAAATATCATCTTCCAAAAAATTGTAACCAATTGATAGTGTTTGTTTAAATGTATTAATGTTAAAGTGATACGCTAAATCAACTTCAAATCCTTGAGTATTTACTTTGGTTATGTTAGTAGCGGTATAAACAGGTTCAGTAGTATCTGGTCGAATAAAATCAATTAAGTTTTTAGCATCTCTATTGTAAATTGCTAATGAACCTGAAAATTTAGGTGAAAAATATTTGATGCCGATTTCTTGGGCAAAGGCTTCTTCAACTTCTAATTCTGGATTTCCCGCGGTGCTAGGGTCGTTATAAAACAAATCAGTATAGGTTGGTGTTCTGTATGTGTAACCAATATTTCCATACATTTTTAATTGATCGGTTATTTTATATCCAACATCTAAGCCAGGAAAAGCATAAAAATCGAAATCAGAAAAATACGTTACAGCAACTCCTGGGGTAAAATCTAATTTGTTATTTAATAGTTTAAATTCATGTTCTAAAAACAGCGTAGTCATAAATCTATTTCTATTGCCTAAATTGTTGCTTTTAAGGTACACTTTAGAAATATCTATACCAAAACCTGTAATACCTATATTAGATTTGTAAGAAGCATTAACTTCGGCACCCATTTTATTAGTTATATGTAAATTTCTATAAACAGTTGGGTCGTTTCTTAAATATATATAATCATCTTGATTGCGTTTCCAATATACGCGTGGTTTAATGGTTAGTTTTTCCGTTTTAAACTTCGTAGAAAATCCAATGAGGCTATTTTGTGTCTCTTCGTATTGTTCTGTAGCACTTTCTCTGGCATAAAAACCATTTGCACCAAATTTTCGTTCTTGAAATGTAGCAATCATTTCAATGGCTTTTCTGTTTTTATTAAAATGACTTTTTACAAAATAATTACTGTTATCGTAATCGGTATTATGTCTGTACCCTTCAGAAGACATTTTGTCAAAATGTACTATATGGGATGAATTTTCAAAGTCTGTACCAACTGTAATTCCTGCATTTAATTGTCCAAAAGAGCCTGTTTCCGTTTTAGCAGAAACCATGTTTTTTAATTCTTTTTTGGTAACAATATTTATTGCACCTGTAAAAGCGTTTTGTCCAAAAACTCTTGCAGCAGGACCTTTAATAACTTCAATACGCTCAATAATTTCAATTGGTAAGGCTGCATTCATGGTATGGTGGCCTGTTTGCGCATCATCCATTTTTATACCATCAATAAGTATTAAAGTTTGATCGAAACTTCCGCCTCTAATATATAAATCGGCTTGACTCCCTGAAGTTCCGCGGCGTCTTACATCTATACCAGCAATTTGCTGCAATACATCTGCAATATTATTAGCAGCACTATTTTTAATGTCTTCAGAAGAAATAATATTAATAGTTCTTGAGTTTTCCTTAAATGGAAGGTCTATTCTTGTTGATGAAATAATTATTGTATCTAAGGCTTGATTTTGTTGCTTGTCTTGAGCGTAACCAATTAAAGTTGATAAAATTAAGGCAGTTATGGCGAATTTAGTTTTCATAAAATGGATGTCTTTAAAACGCTACAAAATTACTAACTTGCCGGACGAGTTAAATAGTCCAGTTTTAAAACAATGAATAGTCCGGTTGACCAACTTTTAAAGCAATTAGTCCAATTTGATAAATGTAGTCCACAACCTGTTTATATACAAATAGCGCAGCAGATTATAAATGCCATCCAACGCGGCTATTTATCTATAGGTACGGTACTACCAGGAACACGAGTTTTAAGTCGACTTTTAAAAATCCATAGAAACACTGTAGTAGCTGTTTATGAGGAATTGGCATCCCAAGGATGGGTAGAAATAATTCCTAATAAAGGTACTTTTATATTAATGCCAGAACAAACTACAGCTCCTATAAAAGCAACCACTCAACAATTAGATCAGGTTTATGAGAATTCTAAAAAACCTGGTTTTCCTTTTCAGCCTTCATTCAATTTGGCGTCTACTTTGCAAACATCAAAAGCAAGGTATAGTATTAATGATGGTACTCCTGATTTAAGACTCCATCCTGTACATCAGTTTTCTAGATGGTACAGTGCCGCTATGAAACGAAAATCGTTAATTTCAAAATGGAACAGAACCACACAAGTATTCCATTCTGTTTTTGAAACTCAATTATGCAATTACTTAAATGCTACTAGAGGATTTCATATAAAACCAAACAACCTTATAAGTACTCGAAGTACTGAAATGAGTTTATATATAGTATCTCGACTTTTAATAAAGCCAAAGGATGTTGTCATAGTGGGGCATTTAAGTAATTATGCAGCTAATATGATTTTTCAGCAAGCAGGAGCTAATATAAAAACCATTCCAATTGATAGCAATGGATTGGATATTGATTATATACGAACTCATTTTGTAAAAGATAGTGTTCGGTGTGTCTATGTATGTGCCCATAGGCATTACCCAACATCTGTCACTTTGAGTGCAGAACGCCGTTTAAAATTGTTGGAATTGGCTAAGGCCTATCAATTTGCTATTATTGAAGATGATTATGATTATGATTTTCAGTTTGAAGGGTCAGCTATGTTACCAATGGCAAGTGCCGATGCTAATGGTGTGGTAGTTTATTTAGGCAAACTTGGTCAGTCGTTATTTCCAAGTTTTCAAACAGGATTTGTAGTTGCTACTGAAAGTTTAATTTCTGAAGCCAAAAATTATTTACAATTATTAGATAAACAAGGTGATATTGTGCAAGAACAAATGCTTACTGAATTAATTTATGAAGGAGAAATTTATAGACTCATAAAAAAAAATGTTATGGTTTATAAGCAAAGACGCGATAGTTTAGAAATGTATTTAACAAGGTATTTTAAGGATTTGATTACTTGGGAAAAACCTTCGGGCGGATTGGCCATATGGTTGCAGTTTAAATATAATATTTCATTGGTTAAATTAGCAGAGGCCGCTGAAAACTACGATTTATTTCTTCCTAAAACGATTCTTTATCAAGATAGAGACACTTGTGCCATTCGTTTTGGATATGGGCATTTAAATGAAGAAGAAATAGAATCAGTTATTATAAAATTAAAACAAGCTTACAATACAGTATTTAAAGATTTTGTTTAATTAAAATATTGAAACTATCTATTAAATAGTGTAATATAGGAATTTAGCTTTTTTAAAATTTTATTAAGATACCTTCCATCCCTAAGCTTTAAACTTTTGTGATAATTTATGGCAATACTTTAAAAATTGATATTCTTTTAGCAGTGTATTTAGAGATTGAAAACTTAAGCTATAATGAAAAACCTGAATTACATATAAAAAATTAAAGTCTTATTTATTTATAATTGGGGTTTATTTTAAATAGTGCAAGAATGAGTCAAAAAGAATTAATCGGGGTGTTTTTCAAAAAATGATTAAGTTGCTGGATTAGGAATTAATTTATGTATTTCATTAATTTGTTTTAAAACGTCGTTATTCACGGTAACATAAATTGAGTTAATATTTTCTTTTAATTGTTGTAAATTGGTGGCTCCAATAATATTACTTGTTACAAAATCTTGTTGGGTAACAAATGCCAAACTCATTTGAGCTAAGGTCATATTATTATCTTCTGCTATTTTTAGGTAGTGTTTTGTTGCTTCAGTGCATGATTTGCTACTGTAACGCGAAAACCTTGGAAATAATTTTAATCGTGCATTGTCCGCAGCTGTTTCTTTTATGTATTTGCCAGAAAGTACTCCAAATGCCATAGGAGAATAAGCTAATAAGCCTATATTTTCACGCATGGAAATTTCGGCCATATCACCTTCGTAAATTCTGTTAAGTAATGAATAGGCATTTTGAATGGTTTTCATACGAGGTAAACAATGGGCTTTAGATTCTTCTAAAAAACGCATGGTTCCCCAAGCTTTTTCATTTGAAATACCAATTTGACGGATTTTACCTAATTTGATTTGTTCATCAAGTTTATGTAGAACTTCATTAAAATTATCTTTCCAAATATCATCTGGCTTGTGTTTATAATCTCGAGTACTAAAGGTGTTGGTATCACGTTCAGGCCAGTGTATTTGATATAAATCGATGTAATCAGTTTGTAAGCGTTTTAATTCTGCATTTATGGCTTCTACAATGGAATGCCCACTTAAACCAGTTGACCTAATATGTGCCGTATAATCGCTTGGGCGACCTATAATTTTACTGGCTAAAACTACATTATGACGGTTGCCAGTTTTTTTTAGCCAATTGCCAATAATTTTACTGGTTGCACCTTGCGTTTTAGGACTTGCTGGCACGGGATACATTTCGGCTGTATCAATGAAATTAACCCCTTGATTAAAAGCATAATCTAATTGAGCATGGCCTTCAACTTCGGTGTTTTGATTGCCCCAGGTCATAGAACCTAAACATATTTTACTAACTTTTATATCGGTTTTGGGAAGGGTTGTGTATTTCATTAATAGTATTTTGTTATTTTCACTAAGCAGTGAACTTGTTTTATTAGAATTTTTAAATTTATGATTGTGTTTCTGATTTTACAGGAAAACAATATTATTAGATGCGAGGTAAAGATAAAAAACCCAAAAAAGTTTAATAACTTTTTTGGGTTTTTTTATGCATCAGCAATAGATACCAAGCAGATGTTAATCACTTATTAATGCTCTCCTAATAACTTGGAAAGCTCATCTAACTTAGGTGTTAAAATAACTTCTATGCGTCTGTTTTTTGCTTTACCTTGAATGGTTTCATTGGATGCAATAGGTGCAAATTCTCCACGACCTGCTGCTGTTAAATTTTCTGGGTTTATTTTATCATTATCTCTTAAAATATTCACAATAGCGGTTGCTCTTTTGGTTGATAAATCCCAGTTATCACTTATATTGCCATTGCCTTGATATGGTGCGTTATCTGTATGACCTTCAATTAAAACAGCAATATCTGGGTTTTCACCAAGTACGGTTCCTAATTGATTAACAGCTCTTCGTCCTTCAGCTCCTACAGCCCAGCTTCCAGAACTGAAAAGTAATTTGTTCTCCATTGATACATATACTTTCCCATCACGTTGCTCAACAGTTAACCCTTTACCTTCAAAATCTGTTAAAGCTTTTGAAATAGCATTTTTTAGTGTTGTCATGGCTGCATCTTTGGAGGCGATGATGGCTTCTAGTTCTGCTACACGGCTAGAACGGTCTTCTAATTCTTTTTTAAGTTTTTCCAATCGTGAGTTTTCTGCGGCTAAAGCTTGTTCTTTAGCTTCTAATGCGGCTAATAATTCTCTGTTTTTTTGTGAGTTTTCAGCAATAGATCTTGAACTGTTTTTTTCTAAAGCATCATAAGACGCTTTTAAATTTTCTAAATTGGTTTGGGCAGCATCGTATTCACCTTGTAATCTTTTTCTATTTGAGTCTGCTTCTTTATATTGTTTTTGAAGTTTACTCAATTCATTTTCAAGTTTGTTTTTGGCCAATAATAAATCTCTGTTTTCTTCAGAAATTTTTCTGTTTTCTTCTTTTAAATTAGTGTATTTATTTTCTAAATCTTTATAGACTTTAGGAGAAACACAGGATGCTAAAAGCATCAACACAACGACTGATAATGTGATTTTTCTAATCATTTTTTTGGGTTCAATTATTTTTATTACTTATTTAAAACTTTACTTTTCAATAGACACTAAAATAGGACAATGGTCGCTATGTATAGCATCATGCAATATAACGGCTCTTTTTATATTTTCTTGTAATGGTTTTGAAACCATGGCATAATCTAATCGCCAACCCTTATTATTAGCTCGTGCATTGGCTCGGTAACTCCACCAGCTATATTGTTGCAGATTGGCATTTAAGTACCTGAAAGAATCAATAAATCCACTATCAATAAAAGCACCAATCCAAGCACGTTCAACTGGTAAAAACCCAGAAACACCTTTCATTTTAGGGTTATGAATATCAATTTCTTCATGGCAAATATTATAATCGCCACAAATAACTAAGTTTGGAATTTCTTTTTTCAAGTTATTAATGTATTCTTGAAACATATCCATGTATTCTAACTTATGGTTTAAGCGAGCATCATTAGTTCCGGATGGTAAATATAAACTCATGATTGAAATACCATCAAAATCTGCACGAAGATTTCTACCTTCAAAGTCCATAGAAGCAATTCCTGTGCCATACTCCACATGATTGGGTTTTATTTTGCTTAAAATAGCAACGCCGCTATATCCCTTTTTTTCAGCACTAAACCAGTAATTATATTTATAGCCTGCATCTTCAAAAAGAGTTACATCTAATTGTTCTTTCATGGCTTTAATTTCTTGTAAACAAATAACGTCTGGATTTGCACTTTTTAACCAATCTATAAAACCTTTATTAATGGCTGCACGTATACCGTTTACATTATATGATATTATTTTCATTTCTTTATCTATTTTTAAAAAGATTTTGGCCTTCGTTAGAATTGATTTTGCTTTAATTAGGAGCAATATCAAATTTTAGCTAAATTAAATAATGCCTTACTTTTACGCTATTAAATACCGCAAGAGTTATAATGAAAACTATTAACAAAATATTTTATACTTATTGCAGTTTAAATATCTGATGAAGTAC is a window from the Pseudalgibacter alginicilyticus genome containing:
- a CDS encoding T9SS type A sorting domain-containing protein; the encoded protein is MDFNPNAGHQITLTTMDLKYDRSSSDGPTKLDIQVDAGSGFTSVFTDLSVSENGENINNIDLTAFINITETIRFRLYAYEANSALGTLDIEEHTTTNKGIIIKGVVSAIPCIGLPITWNGSNWFPIDPPLITSHVIIAGDYNTTTHGSFKACSLTISPGFELRVTDEHYVEIINDVSVDGRITVESQGNFVQNNGASTTKVNAGGAALVSKTKTMQKWYTYTYWSSPSKTETIESALGNTPIDRRFTFNAANYEDLLSEVNNTNTFIAGQDGIDDDGNDWVNTPTGAMTPGVGYAAVANELGTAFPRQEIFEFYGDFNNGDVIVPLVNNSGGAYEDWNLVGNPYPGAISADQFFLVNSGLVDLIYLWDQSTPPSSNNSGSQGSNFSNDDYAIINGVGEIGARADTGTPPSRFIPSGQGFFVIAQTSGNLTFSNSMRGISHDNSLFFKSPNTKNKKSDATVSNKLWVNLTSDNGVYKQIMIGYVNGATNGNDGAFYDAPRDYASLKDTSLYSIIESDNGKFAIQGKDVNSLNKNENIKLGFKSTIKVATLFKLSIAQLHGNFFNKNTIYLKDNLLNQVHNLSESNYTFTSEAGEFNDRFEIAFDTEGILSADPVIMNKNDINIVELHNNRVQFNIPENLKIKSVKIFDLFGRQLYNFIGQNSTETYTLYNVSNMVYIAKITLSNDAVITKKAVKK
- a CDS encoding regulatory protein RecX — its product is MLPSKKTFTLQEATQKMEQYCAYQERCHQEVRKKLETMHMIPEAIDIVMVHLLEHNFLNEERFAKTFVSGKFRIKAWGRGRLVYELKKKNVSKVNINQALREISDEEYNEIFNDLAEKRVNSIKEKNLYKKKKKFVDYFLYRGWESFLVYDKANELIK
- a CDS encoding DUF6646 family protein, producing the protein MKNLILIVTLLTVSFVNAQAFSGKGDNKFQVGANLQNNSTGLNISYDFGVGENISLGFSSTYALGIDDVDVLDANFGDRFDIRARFNANLGNVINIDDNFDLYPGLSFGLKNFGGHLGMRYFFTDGFGVVTELNAPFAKYNTEVLTPAEKLHNQFTVNLGAVFNL
- a CDS encoding cupin-like domain-containing protein, with amino-acid sequence MALNLLDIPRVKTITKADFLKHYFKPQKPVVIERFIEDWPAYTKWNLNYIKSLANDMIVPLYDDRPVDFKDGFNQPHAKMKLGDYIDLLKREPTKYRIFLWNAIKEIPQLSKDFTFPDFGIRLMKNIPMLFFGGQNSHTFMHYDIDLANIFHFHFEGEKQIILYDQKQNDYLYKIPHSLITREDINFNNPNFEKWPLLKKAKGYKTTLNHGEILYIPEGYWHHMHYITPGFSMSLRAIARNPKNLSKAIYNIFIMRNYDNAMRRLKGQKWIDWKNKQAIIRTHKGL
- a CDS encoding TonB-dependent receptor plug domain-containing protein; the protein is MKTKFAITALILSTLIGYAQDKQQNQALDTIIISSTRIDLPFKENSRTINIISSEDIKNSAANNIADVLQQIAGIDVRRRGTSGSQADLYIRGGSFDQTLILIDGIKMDDAQTGHHTMNAALPIEIIERIEVIKGPAARVFGQNAFTGAINIVTKKELKNMVSAKTETGSFGQLNAGITVGTDFENSSHIVHFDKMSSEGYRHNTDYDNSNYFVKSHFNKNRKAIEMIATFQERKFGANGFYARESATEQYEETQNSLIGFSTKFKTEKLTIKPRVYWKRNQDDYIYLRNDPTVYRNLHITNKMGAEVNASYKSNIGITGFGIDISKVYLKSNNLGNRNRFMTTLFLEHEFKLLNNKLDFTPGVAVTYFSDFDFYAFPGLDVGYKITDQLKMYGNIGYTYRTPTYTDLFYNDPSTAGNPELEVEEAFAQEIGIKYFSPKFSGSLAIYNRDAKNLIDFIRPDTTEPVYTATNITKVNTQGFEVDLAYHFNINTFKQTLSIGYNFLEDDILDQNKELSRYSLNTLKHHFTSRLSTQLFKNISQNLIYKHAERTTGESYNVWDASLVLNLKQLEFTITASNIFNADYIEAGFVPMPPSNMLFGLRYNFN
- a CDS encoding PLP-dependent aminotransferase family protein yields the protein MNSPVDQLLKQLVQFDKCSPQPVYIQIAQQIINAIQRGYLSIGTVLPGTRVLSRLLKIHRNTVVAVYEELASQGWVEIIPNKGTFILMPEQTTAPIKATTQQLDQVYENSKKPGFPFQPSFNLASTLQTSKARYSINDGTPDLRLHPVHQFSRWYSAAMKRKSLISKWNRTTQVFHSVFETQLCNYLNATRGFHIKPNNLISTRSTEMSLYIVSRLLIKPKDVVIVGHLSNYAANMIFQQAGANIKTIPIDSNGLDIDYIRTHFVKDSVRCVYVCAHRHYPTSVTLSAERRLKLLELAKAYQFAIIEDDYDYDFQFEGSAMLPMASADANGVVVYLGKLGQSLFPSFQTGFVVATESLISEAKNYLQLLDKQGDIVQEQMLTELIYEGEIYRLIKKNVMVYKQRRDSLEMYLTRYFKDLITWEKPSGGLAIWLQFKYNISLVKLAEAAENYDLFLPKTILYQDRDTCAIRFGYGHLNEEEIESVIIKLKQAYNTVFKDFV
- a CDS encoding aldo/keto reductase, whose amino-acid sequence is MKYTTLPKTDIKVSKICLGSMTWGNQNTEVEGHAQLDYAFNQGVNFIDTAEMYPVPASPKTQGATSKIIGNWLKKTGNRHNVVLASKIIGRPSDYTAHIRSTGLSGHSIVEAINAELKRLQTDYIDLYQIHWPERDTNTFSTRDYKHKPDDIWKDNFNEVLHKLDEQIKLGKIRQIGISNEKAWGTMRFLEESKAHCLPRMKTIQNAYSLLNRIYEGDMAEISMRENIGLLAYSPMAFGVLSGKYIKETAADNARLKLFPRFSRYSSKSCTEATKHYLKIAEDNNMTLAQMSLAFVTQQDFVTSNIIGATNLQQLKENINSIYVTVNNDVLKQINEIHKLIPNPAT
- a CDS encoding OmpA family protein — protein: MIRKITLSVVVLMLLASCVSPKVYKDLENKYTNLKEENRKISEENRDLLLAKNKLENELSKLQKQYKEADSNRKRLQGEYDAAQTNLENLKASYDALEKNSSRSIAENSQKNRELLAALEAKEQALAAENSRLEKLKKELEDRSSRVAELEAIIASKDAAMTTLKNAISKALTDFEGKGLTVEQRDGKVYVSMENKLLFSSGSWAVGAEGRRAVNQLGTVLGENPDIAVLIEGHTDNAPYQGNGNISDNWDLSTKRATAIVNILRDNDKINPENLTAAGRGEFAPIASNETIQGKAKNRRIEVILTPKLDELSKLLGEH
- a CDS encoding exodeoxyribonuclease III, with amino-acid sequence MKIISYNVNGIRAAINKGFIDWLKSANPDVICLQEIKAMKEQLDVTLFEDAGYKYNYWFSAEKKGYSGVAILSKIKPNHVEYGTGIASMDFEGRNLRADFDGISIMSLYLPSGTNDARLNHKLEYMDMFQEYINNLKKEIPNLVICGDYNICHEEIDIHNPKMKGVSGFLPVERAWIGAFIDSGFIDSFRYLNANLQQYSWWSYRANARANNKGWRLDYAMVSKPLQENIKRAVILHDAIHSDHCPILVSIEK